In Niallia sp. FSL W8-0635, one genomic interval encodes:
- a CDS encoding heavy metal translocating P-type ATPase, with protein sequence MEEEKKLLKKEFTLEGLDCANCAMKIENGIASISGVRECNVNFATQTLSLQLNENERDNILAKAEKTITRLEPHVKMVEKGKRMKNSTPHHHAHGHHHEHDDETHSHTHDHGAENTKKLIGRLAVGTIVAAVGLIAPLTGIMEFVLFFLAYLIVGGDILYRAIKNILRGQVFDEHFLMAIATLGAFAIQEYPEGVAVMLFYQIGELFQGIAVNRSRKSITSLMDIRPDYANVKDGGQYKKISPEQVEIGDIIFVKPGEKIPLDGRVIEGSSSVDTSALTGESIPRDIEIGNEVLSGFINNHGVLTIEVTKDFGDSTVTKILELVQNASSKKAPTENFITKFARYYTPVVVITAALLAILPPLIISGATFSDWLYRALVFLVISCPCALVVSIPLGFFGGIGAASKKGILVKGSNYLEALNAVKYVVFDKTGTLTKGVFEVDSIHAVPGFSEEEVLGYAAYAEAHSNHPIADSIRKAFPGKIVEERIMEYQEITGHGIRVKLDGRNVLAGNQKLMVKEQIEYVQNEENGTVIYVAVNQEFIGSIVISDQIKEDAQKAIQLLKEQGIKKTVMLTGDAKKVGDKIGSLLQIDEVHAELLPQHKVEEIEKLDEQKQAKEKILFVGDGINDTPVLARADVGMAMGGLGADAAIEAADIVIMTDEPSKIATALSIAKRTRRIVWQNIIFALGIKVLFLLLGAFGIATMWEAVFSDVGVTLLAVLNAMRVLQVRGVE encoded by the coding sequence ATGGAGGAAGAGAAAAAGTTACTTAAAAAAGAATTTACATTAGAAGGCTTGGATTGTGCTAATTGCGCAATGAAAATTGAAAATGGAATTGCCTCCATTAGTGGCGTTCGTGAATGTAATGTTAATTTTGCAACACAAACGTTAAGTCTACAGTTAAATGAAAACGAACGAGATAATATTTTAGCAAAAGCAGAAAAAACCATAACAAGACTGGAACCACATGTGAAAATGGTGGAAAAGGGGAAAAGAATGAAAAACTCCACTCCCCATCATCATGCACATGGACATCACCACGAACACGATGATGAAACACATAGTCATACTCATGACCATGGAGCGGAAAATACAAAGAAACTAATTGGTAGATTAGCAGTTGGAACGATTGTAGCAGCTGTTGGACTTATAGCTCCTTTGACTGGGATTATGGAATTTGTTCTTTTCTTTTTGGCTTATTTAATTGTAGGGGGAGATATTCTATATAGAGCCATAAAAAATATTTTACGCGGGCAAGTATTTGATGAGCATTTTCTTATGGCAATCGCTACACTGGGAGCATTTGCGATTCAAGAATATCCTGAAGGAGTAGCGGTTATGCTCTTCTATCAAATCGGGGAGCTGTTTCAAGGAATAGCAGTGAATCGTTCGAGAAAGTCGATCACAAGTTTAATGGATATTCGCCCTGACTATGCAAATGTAAAGGATGGAGGCCAATATAAAAAAATAAGTCCTGAGCAAGTGGAAATAGGGGATATTATTTTTGTCAAACCTGGAGAAAAAATCCCTCTGGATGGGCGGGTAATAGAAGGAAGCTCCTCTGTTGATACATCCGCATTAACAGGAGAATCCATTCCTCGTGACATCGAAATTGGCAATGAAGTACTCAGTGGATTTATTAATAATCATGGTGTATTAACGATAGAAGTAACAAAGGATTTTGGAGATTCAACGGTAACAAAGATATTAGAGCTTGTCCAAAATGCAAGTAGCAAAAAAGCTCCTACTGAAAATTTTATTACTAAATTTGCAAGATACTATACACCAGTAGTAGTAATTACAGCTGCTTTATTAGCTATCTTGCCACCATTAATAATTAGTGGTGCAACATTCTCCGATTGGCTATATCGTGCCCTTGTATTCCTTGTTATTTCTTGTCCATGTGCCCTTGTTGTTTCCATTCCTTTAGGCTTCTTTGGTGGGATAGGAGCAGCCTCAAAAAAAGGGATATTAGTAAAAGGAAGCAATTATTTAGAAGCCTTAAATGCTGTTAAATATGTTGTTTTTGATAAAACAGGCACGTTGACAAAAGGAGTATTTGAAGTGGATTCTATCCATGCTGTTCCTGGATTTTCAGAAGAGGAAGTTCTTGGATATGCTGCTTATGCAGAAGCACATTCTAATCATCCTATTGCGGACTCCATTAGAAAGGCATTTCCTGGGAAAATAGTAGAAGAACGTATTATGGAGTATCAGGAAATAACTGGTCATGGAATTCGTGTAAAGCTTGATGGTAGAAATGTGTTGGCAGGGAATCAAAAACTGATGGTAAAAGAACAGATAGAATACGTACAAAACGAAGAGAATGGCACCGTTATTTATGTAGCGGTTAATCAAGAGTTTATCGGTTCTATCGTTATTTCTGATCAAATAAAAGAGGATGCACAGAAAGCGATTCAGCTTTTAAAAGAACAAGGTATTAAGAAAACAGTAATGTTAACAGGTGATGCTAAAAAGGTTGGCGATAAGATTGGTTCTCTCCTGCAAATAGATGAAGTGCATGCAGAACTATTGCCCCAGCATAAAGTAGAGGAAATCGAGAAGCTTGATGAACAAAAACAGGCAAAAGAAAAAATTCTCTTTGTTGGAGATGGGATTAATGATACGCCTGTTTTAGCAAGAGCGGATGTTGGAATGGCCATGGGCGGATTAGGTGCAGATGCAGCAATTGAGGCAGCTGATATTGTAATTATGACAGATGAACCTTCTAAGATAGCAACGGCTCTATCTATTGCAAAGCGCACAAGACGAATTGTGTGGCAGAATATTATTTTCGCCTTAGGCATAAAAGTACTCTTTTTACTGCTAGGAGCCTTTGGGATTGCGACTATGTGGGAAGCTGTTTTCTCCGATGTTGGTGTTACTCTACTTGCTGTTTTAAATGCAATGCGAGTATTGCAGGTAAGAGG
- a CDS encoding cytidine deaminase — protein sequence MNIEQKLYQVAIDLIKKRYPSGWGGAAAMCTEDGQILTSVSPDVINASTELCIETGAILEAHKLNSKVTHTICVVREDENAEFTVLTPCGVCQERLFYWGENVKAAITNPDGKLDYKTLKEIQPYHWYKAYDK from the coding sequence ATGAACATTGAACAAAAACTTTATCAAGTAGCAATAGATTTGATAAAAAAAAGATACCCTTCTGGTTGGGGTGGTGCCGCAGCGATGTGTACAGAGGATGGTCAAATCTTAACGAGCGTATCGCCAGACGTTATCAATGCTTCAACTGAATTATGTATTGAAACAGGTGCAATTCTTGAAGCACATAAACTTAATTCAAAGGTCACACATACTATTTGTGTTGTAAGAGAAGATGAAAACGCTGAATTTACAGTTTTAACTCCTTGTGGCGTATGTCAAGAAAGACTTTTTTACTGGGGAGAAAATGTAAAAGCGGCTATTACTAACCCAGATGGTAAACTGGATTATAAAACATTAAAGGAAATACAACCATATCATTGGTATAAAGCCTATGACAAGTAA